Proteins encoded within one genomic window of Nitrospina gracilis 3/211:
- the secA gene encoding preprotein translocase subunit SecA has product MVLGLIKKIVGTRNDRELKRIQSYVDQINELEPSIQDLSDDQLKAKTQEFKERIKGGEGLDEILPEAFAVVRETGRRTLKMRHFDVQLIGGVALHEGKIAEMKTGEGKTLVATLPVYLNALAGRGVHVVTVNDYLAKRDAEWMGTIYRWLGLEVGVIYHDMSEEDRKKAYASDVTYGTNNEFGFDYLRDNMKFAAEDYVQRELNFAIVDEVDSILIDEARTPLIISGPGEESTDKYYVINNILPNLQKETHYTVDEKARSVALNDEGISLVEKQLNIDNLYDPSHIDILHHVNQGLKAHALFKNEVDYVVKDGKVVIIDEFTGRMMPGRRYSDGLHQALEAKEGVEIENENQTLATITFQNYFRMYDKLAGMTGTADTEAEEFNSTYGIEVLVIPTNQPMVRDDHADLIYRTEKEKFDAVIEEIQECYEVGRPALVGTISIEKSELLSKHLKRCGVPHNVLNAKHHEQEAEIIAQAGQQKAVTIATNMAGRGTDIVLGEGVPDLGGLHIIGTERHESRRIDNQLRGRSGRQGDPGSSRFYLSLEDDLLRIFGSDRISGLMGKLGMENGQPIEHAMVSRAVENAQRKVEAHNFEIRKHLLQYDDVMNKQREVIYTLRREILTSANQKELLFDMADEVLGERIDEMCPEGVYPEEWDIEQVHNYTDRVFGVGITKASDQELEVCGKTRLELEHCTAAQLQETILNMAIERYEAKEAQVGGEYMRYPERMIMLQVLDNLWREHLLGMDHLKEAIAFRGYAQKNPLNEYKKEGFQLFSETTFRLKEEICEFLFKAQITKETVSTLEENQEREAQKVREHRGEGEGESKTEPVRRDDKKVGRNDPCPCGSGKKYKKCHGQ; this is encoded by the coding sequence ATGGTATTAGGACTGATAAAAAAAATTGTCGGTACCCGCAATGACAGGGAATTAAAACGGATCCAGTCTTACGTGGACCAGATCAATGAGCTGGAGCCAAGCATCCAGGACCTGTCCGACGACCAGTTAAAGGCGAAAACCCAGGAATTCAAGGAACGTATCAAAGGCGGGGAGGGATTGGATGAAATTCTTCCCGAAGCGTTTGCCGTGGTCAGGGAGACCGGCAGGCGCACCCTCAAAATGCGTCATTTCGATGTGCAGTTGATTGGGGGCGTCGCCCTGCACGAGGGCAAGATCGCCGAAATGAAAACCGGTGAGGGGAAAACCCTGGTTGCGACGCTTCCGGTTTATCTCAACGCGCTCGCCGGGCGCGGTGTTCACGTGGTCACCGTCAACGATTACCTGGCCAAGCGCGACGCGGAATGGATGGGAACCATCTACCGCTGGCTGGGTCTGGAGGTGGGCGTGATCTACCATGACATGTCTGAGGAGGACCGCAAAAAAGCCTATGCGTCGGATGTCACCTACGGGACCAACAATGAGTTCGGGTTCGATTACCTGCGGGACAACATGAAGTTTGCGGCGGAGGATTACGTTCAGCGGGAACTGAATTTTGCTATCGTGGACGAGGTGGACAGCATACTGATTGACGAGGCGCGTACGCCGCTCATCATCTCCGGTCCCGGCGAGGAATCCACCGACAAGTATTACGTCATTAACAACATCCTTCCCAACCTCCAAAAAGAAACGCATTACACGGTGGATGAAAAGGCGCGCTCCGTGGCGCTCAACGACGAGGGCATTTCGCTGGTCGAGAAACAATTGAATATCGACAATCTTTACGACCCGTCGCACATCGATATCCTCCACCACGTCAACCAGGGGTTGAAGGCTCACGCACTGTTCAAAAATGAGGTCGATTACGTTGTCAAGGACGGGAAGGTGGTCATTATCGACGAATTCACCGGCCGCATGATGCCGGGACGGCGTTACAGCGACGGCCTGCACCAGGCCCTGGAGGCAAAGGAAGGTGTCGAGATCGAAAATGAAAACCAGACTCTCGCCACCATCACATTCCAGAATTACTTCCGCATGTACGACAAGCTGGCAGGCATGACCGGCACCGCCGACACGGAAGCCGAAGAATTCAACTCCACGTACGGCATTGAGGTTCTCGTGATTCCCACCAATCAACCCATGGTTCGCGACGATCATGCTGACCTCATCTATCGCACCGAAAAGGAAAAATTCGATGCCGTTATTGAGGAAATCCAGGAATGTTACGAAGTGGGTCGGCCGGCCCTGGTTGGGACCATTTCCATTGAGAAATCCGAACTGTTGAGCAAGCACTTGAAGCGTTGTGGCGTGCCGCACAATGTTCTTAACGCCAAGCATCACGAACAGGAGGCGGAAATCATTGCGCAGGCGGGACAACAGAAAGCGGTGACGATTGCCACCAACATGGCCGGCCGCGGTACCGACATTGTTCTTGGAGAAGGCGTGCCGGATTTGGGGGGGCTGCACATCATCGGCACCGAACGCCACGAAAGCCGTCGTATTGACAACCAGCTTCGCGGCCGTTCCGGCCGACAAGGGGACCCCGGCTCATCTCGTTTTTACCTTTCCCTGGAAGATGATCTTCTTCGCATCTTCGGTTCAGACCGCATTTCCGGTTTGATGGGCAAACTGGGTATGGAGAACGGTCAGCCCATCGAGCACGCCATGGTCTCACGGGCGGTCGAAAACGCACAGCGCAAGGTGGAGGCCCACAACTTCGAAATTCGCAAGCATCTTTTGCAGTATGACGATGTTATGAACAAACAGCGCGAGGTGATCTACACCTTGAGGCGGGAAATCCTCACTTCGGCCAACCAGAAGGAACTTCTGTTTGACATGGCCGATGAGGTGCTGGGCGAACGCATTGACGAGATGTGCCCGGAGGGGGTGTACCCGGAGGAATGGGACATCGAGCAGGTCCATAACTATACCGACCGGGTTTTCGGCGTGGGAATCACCAAAGCCAGCGATCAGGAACTGGAAGTCTGCGGCAAGACCCGGCTGGAGTTGGAGCATTGTACGGCCGCTCAACTGCAGGAAACCATCCTCAATATGGCCATCGAACGTTACGAGGCCAAGGAAGCGCAGGTGGGTGGGGAATACATGCGCTACCCGGAACGGATGATCATGCTCCAGGTTCTGGATAATTTGTGGCGCGAGCATCTCCTGGGCATGGATCACCTCAAAGAAGCCATCGCCTTCCGTGGTTATGCACAGAAAAACCCCCTCAATGAATACAAGAAGGAAGGCTTTCAGTTATTCAGCGAAACCACCTTTCGCCTCAAGGAAGAAATCTGTGAGTTCCTGTTCAAGGCCCAGATCACCAAAGAGACGGTTTCCACGCTGGAAGAAAATCAGGAACGGGAAGCCCAGAAAGTCCGCGAACACCGCGGTGAAGGGGAAGGGGAAAGTAAAACCGAACCGGTCCGGCGGGATGATAAAAAAGTCGGCCGGAACGATCCCTGTCCCTGTGGAAGCGGAAAGAAATACAAAAAATGCCACGGCCAGTGA
- a CDS encoding TraR/DksA family transcriptional regulator has protein sequence MEEPVEKPVHKEPPPRNLDPIILKIRSQLIQQRNELMTMIKSSQEVERNIGEITFSNEIDLASSLEGREMAFQLSSRERNELKLIEEALFKMAKGTYGVCEGCSKNIPVKRLQIMPLTPLCIECQESLEVS, from the coding sequence GTGGAAGAACCCGTCGAAAAGCCGGTTCACAAGGAGCCGCCGCCGCGAAACCTCGATCCAATCATTCTCAAGATCCGCTCCCAATTAATCCAGCAGCGCAATGAACTGATGACGATGATCAAGTCGTCTCAGGAGGTGGAACGAAACATCGGCGAGATCACGTTCAGCAATGAGATCGATCTGGCTTCCAGCCTGGAGGGCCGGGAGATGGCGTTTCAGCTTTCCAGCCGCGAGCGCAACGAGTTGAAGTTGATTGAAGAGGCGTTATTCAAGATGGCAAAGGGAACCTACGGGGTGTGCGAGGGGTGTTCGAAAAACATTCCGGTCAAGCGCCTTCAGATCATGCCGCTGACGCCGCTTTGTATCGAGTGCCAGGAAAGTCTGGAAGTCTCCTGA